One Syngnathoides biaculeatus isolate LvHL_M chromosome 4, ASM1980259v1, whole genome shotgun sequence DNA window includes the following coding sequences:
- the ykt6 gene encoding synaptobrevin homolog YKT6, which yields MKLYSLSVHYKGTTKANLLKAAYDLSSYNFFQKSSIQEFMTFTSALIVERTTVGSRASVKEQEYLCHVYVRNDNLGAVVIADSEYPQRVCFTLLDKVLEEFSREVDSIDWPSGNPDTVNYKALDVYLAKYQNPKEADAMSKVQAELDDTKIILHKTMESLLERGEKLDDLVAKSEHLGTQSKAFYKTAKKQNSCCEIM from the exons ATGAAGCTCTACAGCCTGAGCGTCCATTACAAAGGAACGACTAAAGCAAACCTTCTGAAAGCGGCCTACGACCTGTCCTCTTATAACTTTTTTCAGAAGTCCAG CATCCAGGAGTTCATGACCTTCACCAGTGCCTTGATTGTTGAACGGACAACAGTTGGAAGTCGTGCCTCTGTCAAAGAGCAAG AGTACCTCTGTCACGTATATGTGAGGAATGACAACCTGGGTGCCGTGGTCATTGCGGATTCTGAATACCCGCAAAGAGTCTGCTTCACACTGCTTGACAAG GTGTTAGAAGAGTTCTCCAGAGAGGTGGACAGTATAGACTGGCCCTCTGGTAACCCCGACACCGTTAACTACAAAGCCCTAGACGTTTACCTCGCCAAGTATCAG AACCCCAAGGAAGCGGATGCAATGTCCAAAGTCCAGGCGGAGCTGGATGATACAAAGATCATTTTG CACAAGACCATGGAAAGTCTGTTGGAGAGAGGGGAGAAACTGGATGACCTCGTGGCCAAGTCCGAACACCTGGGGACCCAGTCCAAAGCCTTTTATAAGACT GCAAAGAAACAGAATTCCTGCTGCGAGATCATGTGA
- the sb:cb288 gene encoding uncharacterized protein sb:cb288 has translation MWTEAQNDSKLVPDGVDNTSEMVDPDLTWQALQRNGSTAAAVRPSSTEDALNTSNGIIPGAIAAAMFITMLLGLYAVLWKCMVSPPQRKRRKIRARLQQRTSA, from the exons atgtggaccgAAGCGCAAAACGACAGCAAGCTCGTCCCCGACGGGGTCGACAACACTTCGGAG ATGGTTGACCCAGATCTGACCTGGCAAGCACTGCAGAGAAACG GTTCTACTGCAGCAGCTGTTCGTCCATCAAGTACCGAAGACGCTTTAAACACAAGTAATGGAATCATTCCTG GAGCCATCGCGGCCGCCATGTTCATCACGATGTTACTGGGCCTCTATGCCGTGCTGTGGAAGTGCATGGTGTCGCCGCCGCAAAG AAAGCGGCGGAAAATAAGAGCGAGACTTCAGCAAAGAACGTCGGCGTGA